One genomic segment of Gymnogyps californianus isolate 813 chromosome 8, ASM1813914v2, whole genome shotgun sequence includes these proteins:
- the LRRC8C gene encoding LOW QUALITY PROTEIN: volume-regulated anion channel subunit LRRC8C (The sequence of the model RefSeq protein was modified relative to this genomic sequence to represent the inferred CDS: inserted 1 base in 1 codon) — MIPVTEFRQFSEQQPAFRVLKPWWDVFTDYLSVAMLMIGVFGCTLQVMQDKIICLPKRVQPCQNQSNSSNVFNTIPETTPFPPPKPSTPPATVEMKGLKTDLDLQQYSFINQVCYERALHWYAKYFPYLVLIHTLVFMLCSNFWFKFPGSSSKIEHXISILGKCFDSPWTTRALSEVSGEDSEEKDNRKNNINKSNTIQPSTEGTLVKTQSLKSIPEKLVVDKGTPGALDKKEGEQAKALFEKVKKFRLHVEEGDILYVMYVRQTVLKVIKFLIIIAYNTALVSEVNFTVVCNVDIEDMTGYKNFCCNHTMAHLFSKLSYCYLCFVSIYGLTCLYTLYWLFYRSLKEYSFEYVRQETGIDDIPDVKNDFAFMLHMIDQYDPLYSKRFAVFLSEVSENKLKQLNLNNEWTADKLRQRLQTNSHSHLELQLFMLSGLPDTVFEITELQSLKLEIINNVMIPATIAQLDNLQELSLHQCSVKIHSAALAFLKENLKILSVKFDDIRELPHWMYGLRNLEELYLIGSLGHDISKNITLESFRELKSLKVLYIKSNLSKIPQSAVDVSSHLQKLCIHNDGTKLVMLNNLKKMVNLTQLELVHCDLERIPHAVFSLLSLQELDLKENNLKSIEEIVSFQHLRKLTILKLWYNSITYIPEHIKKLTSLERLSFSHNKIEVLPSHLFLCNKIRYLDLSYNDIRFIPPEIGVLQSLQYFSITCNKVESVPDELYFCKKLKTLKIGKNNLSVLSPKIGNLVFLSYLDIKGNHFEILPPELGECRALKRTGFTVEDTLFETLPSDVREQMKAE; from the exons ATGATTCCCGTGACCGAGTTTCGCCAGTTCTCGGAGCAGCAGCCGGCGTTCAGGGTGCTGAAGCCCTGGTGGGATGTGTTCACAGACTATCTCTCCGTCGCCATGCTGATGATCGGTGTGTTTGGGTGCACGTTACAG GTCATGCAAGACAAGATAATATGCCTTCCGAAGCGCGTACAGCCTTGCCAGAACCAATCTAATAGTTCAAATGTGTTTAATACGATCCCAGAAACAACCCCCTTTCCTCCACCCAAGCCATCCACCCCTCCAGCTACAGTTGAAATGAAAGGACTGAAGACTGATTTGGACCTTCAGCAATACAGCTTTATAAATCAGGTGTGCTATGAACGTGCTCTGCACTGGTATGCCAAGTACTTCCCTTACCTTGTCCTTATACACACACTGGTCTTcatgctgtgcagtaacttctGGTTCAAATTCCCTGGATCGAGCTCCAAAATTGAAC TCATTTCAATACTCGGGAAATGTTTCGATTCTCCCTGGACAACAAGAGCCTTATCCGAAGTGTCAGGGGAAGACTCTGAAGAGAAAGATAACAGAAAGAACAACATAAACAAATCTAATACTATCCAGCCAAGCACTGAAGGCACTTTGGTCAAGACACAGTCTTTAAAATCAATCCCTGAGAAGTTAGTTGTGGATAAGGGAACACCTGGGGCACTAGATAAGAAAGAAGGTGAACAGGCCAAAGCACTGTTTGAAAAGGTGAAGAAATTTAGACTGCATGTTGAGGAGGGTGATATACTCTATGTCATGTATGTTCGCCAGACTGTACTTAAGGTAATTAAATTCCTTATTATTATTGCTTACAACACAGCACTTGTCTCAGAAGTTAATTTTACAGTAGTCTGTAACGTTGATATTGAAGACATGACAGGATATAAGAATTTTTGCTGTAATCACACAATGGCACATCTGTTCTCTAAACTTTCTTACTGCTACCTGTGCTTTGTAAGCATCTACGGCCTCACATGCCTTTATACACTATACTGGTTGTTCTACCGTTCACTGAAAGAATATTCTTTTGAATATGTTCGGCAAGAGACAGGAATTGATGATATCCCAGATGTCAAGAATGACTTTGCTTTTATGCTTCATATGATTGATCAGTATGATCCTCTCTATTCCAAGCGGTTTGCTGTCTTCCTgtctgaagtcagtgaaaataAGCTGAAACAACTGAACCTAAACAACGAGTGGACTGCAGATAAACTGCGACAGAGGCTACAGACAAACTCCCATAGCCATTTGGAGCTACAGCTTTTCATGCTCTCTGGACTACCAGACACAGTTTTTGAAATCACTGAGCTGCAGTCgttaaaacttgaaataattaataatgTAATGATACCAGCAACCATTGCACAGTTGGACAATCTCCAGGAGCTCTCGTTGCACCAGTGCTCTGTGAAGATCCACAGCGCAGCCTTGGCGTTTCTGAAGGAGAATCTCAAGATCTTGAGCGTCAAGTTTGATGACATCAGAGAACTTCCACACTGGATGTATGGTCTCAGAAATTTGGAAGAGCTCTATTTAATTGGCTCCCTAGGTCACGATATTTCCAAAAACATTACACTGGAGTCTTTTCGGGAACTTAAAAGCCTGAAAGTTCTTTacataaaaagtaatttgtcGAAAATCCCACAATCTGCAGTCGATGTTTCAAGTCACCTGCAAAAGTTGTGCATCCATAATGATGGCACTAAGTTAGTGATGCTCAACAACCTGAAGAAGATGGTCAACCTGACACAGCTGGAATTGGTTCATTGTGACTTGGAGCGCATACCTCATGCAGTCTTCAGCCTTCTCAGTCTTCAGGAATTGGATCTAAAGGAAAACAACCTCAAATCCATTGAAGAAATAGTAAGTTTTCAACATCTGCGAAAACTGACAATCCTAAAGCTGTGGTACAACAGTATAACGTACATCCCAGAGCATATAAAGAAACTCACTAGTCTCGAGCGGCTTTCCTTCAGCCATAACAAAATAGAGGTTCTTCCATCCCACCTATTCCTATGCAACAAAATCAGATATTTGGATCTGTCTTACAATGACATTCGCTTTATCCCACCTGAAATAGGAGTTCTGCAGAGTTTACAATACTTTTCCATTACTTGCAACAAAGTGGAGAGCGTGCCGGATGAACTATACTTTTGCAAAAAACTTAAGACTCTGAAAATTGGGAAAAATAACTTGTCAGTCCTTTCACCTAAAATTGGTAATTTGGTATTCCTCTCATACTTGGATATTAAAGGTAATCACTTTGAAATCCTCCCACCTGAACTCGGTGAATGTAGAGCTCTGAAGCGGACTGGTTTCACTGTAGAGGACACCTTGTTTGAAACGTTGCCTTCTGATGTCAGGGAACAAATGAAAGCTGAATAA